The Nitrogeniibacter aestuarii genome has a window encoding:
- the galU gene encoding UTP--glucose-1-phosphate uridylyltransferase GalU — translation MKSVTKVVFPVAGMGTRFLPATKASPKEMLPIVDKPLIQYAVEEAVAAGVTDLIFITGRTKRSIEDHFDKAYELESELEARGKSAMLDLVRNTVPKNVNCIYIRQPEALGLGHAVLCAAPVIGEEPFAIMLADDLLDNGDGDPVLKQMVQVYNYHRCSVLGTMNVPREETKAYGIVSTESQEGKVQRMTGIVEKPEPAKAPTTQAVVGRYILTHRIFDHLRKLKPGAGNELQLTDAIASLLKEEAVLAHQYEGVRYDCGSKLGYLKATVEFGLRHAEVAHGFAEYLAARSLESNPDSE, via the coding sequence ATGAAATCCGTGACCAAGGTGGTCTTCCCTGTTGCAGGCATGGGCACCCGATTCCTGCCCGCGACCAAGGCCAGTCCGAAGGAAATGTTGCCGATCGTGGATAAGCCGTTGATCCAGTACGCGGTTGAAGAGGCCGTGGCCGCGGGTGTCACGGACCTGATCTTCATTACCGGCCGGACCAAGCGCTCGATCGAGGACCACTTCGACAAGGCCTATGAACTTGAAAGCGAACTCGAAGCACGAGGCAAGTCAGCCATGCTCGATCTTGTTCGAAATACCGTCCCGAAGAATGTGAACTGCATCTACATCCGCCAGCCCGAAGCCCTCGGCCTGGGGCATGCGGTGTTGTGCGCGGCTCCGGTCATCGGGGAAGAACCCTTTGCCATCATGCTTGCGGATGACCTGCTCGATAACGGCGATGGCGATCCGGTTCTCAAGCAGATGGTGCAGGTCTACAACTACCACCGCTGTTCGGTGCTGGGCACGATGAACGTGCCGCGCGAAGAGACCAAGGCCTACGGCATTGTCAGTACCGAGAGTCAGGAGGGCAAGGTGCAGCGCATGACGGGGATCGTGGAAAAACCCGAGCCCGCCAAGGCACCAACCACCCAGGCTGTGGTCGGGCGTTACATCCTCACGCACCGTATCTTCGATCACCTGCGCAAGCTGAAGCCGGGCGCGGGCAACGAACTTCAGCTGACCGATGCCATTGCCTCACTTCTCAAGGAAGAGGCTGTGCTTGCGCATCAGTACGAGGGGGTGCGCTACGACTGCGGCTCGAAGCTCGGGTACCTCAAGGCCACCGTCGAATTCGGTCTGCGTCACGCTGAAGTGGCGCACGGGTTTGCCGAATATCTGGCTGCACGCTCATTGGAGAGCAATCCGGACTCCGAATGA
- the ligA gene encoding NAD-dependent DNA ligase LigA encodes MIMDVPQDKAQRAQALRETLDRYNREYYVLDAPSVPDAEYDRLFQELQALEAEYPQLLTPDSPTQRVGGAALSELSPVTHRVPMLSINTETDKSAQGALSFDARVRRSLGLDESDPPVEYAAELKFDGLAINLRYEHGLLVQAATRGDGQTGEDVTHNVRTIDQIPLRLLGNSPPVIEVRGEIYMRRDAFERLNARQRSMGAKTFVNPRNTAAGAIRQLDPTIARQRPLSFFAYGLGESQGWTRPSSHAAMLDALAGFGFPVCTHRCVTEGPEGLIAFHAKIEALRPDLPYDIDGVVYKVNDFALQEELGFVSREPRWAVAHKYPAQEEMTRVLDVDIQVGRTGALTPVARLQPVFVGGVTVTNATLHNEDEVRRKDVRIGDWVIVRRAGDVIPEVVSSVPDRRDGSECEFVMPTECPICGSHAVRGEDEAVTRCSGGLFCPAQRKQALIHFAGRKAMDIEGLGDKLIEQLVDNAIVKTPADLYKLGVLGLAGLERMAEKSAANVVAAIEKSRHTTLQRFIFALGIRNVGEATARDLARYFGSMDAVMTAELDALQAVPDVGPVVAQSIHDFFAEPHNREVIEQLRAAGVDWPEHEPAQAPDGPLVGKTLVVTGTLPAMTRDDAKAMIEAAGGKVAGSVSKKTDYLIAGEAAGSKLDKAQQLGVTILDEAGLRALVSDAVSTDATSDEAPPQKNLF; translated from the coding sequence ATGATCATGGATGTGCCGCAGGATAAGGCGCAGCGTGCTCAGGCCCTGCGCGAGACGCTCGACCGATACAACCGTGAGTACTACGTGCTGGATGCGCCCAGCGTGCCGGACGCCGAGTACGATCGCCTCTTCCAGGAATTGCAGGCGCTGGAAGCCGAATACCCGCAGCTGTTGACGCCCGATTCGCCCACGCAGCGAGTGGGTGGCGCTGCGTTGTCCGAACTGTCGCCGGTGACGCATCGCGTACCGATGCTGTCGATCAACACCGAGACCGACAAGAGCGCGCAGGGCGCACTGTCATTCGATGCGCGTGTCCGTCGCAGTCTCGGGCTGGATGAGAGCGACCCGCCCGTCGAGTACGCGGCAGAGCTGAAATTCGACGGGCTGGCCATCAACCTGCGCTATGAGCACGGCCTGCTTGTCCAGGCCGCGACACGCGGGGACGGACAGACGGGCGAAGATGTGACGCACAACGTGCGCACCATTGATCAGATTCCACTGCGTCTCCTCGGCAACTCGCCACCGGTGATCGAAGTTCGCGGCGAAATCTACATGCGTCGAGACGCCTTTGAGCGTCTCAATGCGCGTCAGCGATCCATGGGGGCCAAAACCTTCGTCAACCCGCGCAACACGGCCGCCGGGGCAATTCGTCAGCTGGATCCGACCATCGCGCGCCAGCGTCCGCTCTCGTTCTTCGCGTACGGGCTTGGTGAGAGCCAGGGCTGGACACGCCCGTCCAGTCATGCCGCCATGCTCGATGCCCTGGCAGGCTTCGGTTTCCCCGTATGCACCCATCGATGCGTGACCGAAGGGCCCGAAGGGCTGATCGCCTTTCACGCGAAGATTGAAGCCTTGCGCCCTGATTTGCCCTATGACATCGACGGGGTGGTGTACAAGGTCAACGATTTCGCCTTGCAGGAGGAACTGGGCTTTGTCAGCCGGGAGCCTCGCTGGGCAGTCGCCCACAAGTATCCGGCCCAGGAAGAGATGACCCGTGTGCTCGACGTCGACATCCAGGTGGGCCGCACCGGCGCATTGACACCGGTCGCACGTCTCCAGCCGGTGTTCGTCGGCGGCGTCACCGTCACCAACGCGACCCTGCACAACGAGGACGAGGTACGCCGCAAGGATGTGCGTATCGGCGACTGGGTGATCGTGCGCCGGGCGGGCGACGTGATTCCGGAGGTGGTGTCTTCCGTGCCTGATCGTCGCGACGGAAGCGAGTGCGAGTTCGTGATGCCCACCGAATGCCCGATCTGCGGCTCGCATGCCGTGCGTGGCGAGGACGAGGCGGTCACCCGTTGTTCGGGCGGCCTGTTCTGTCCGGCGCAGCGCAAGCAGGCCTTGATCCACTTCGCGGGGCGCAAGGCGATGGATATCGAGGGGCTCGGCGACAAGTTGATCGAGCAGCTCGTCGACAACGCCATCGTCAAGACGCCCGCCGATCTGTACAAGCTCGGCGTGCTCGGGCTGGCCGGCCTGGAGCGCATGGCGGAAAAGTCGGCGGCGAATGTGGTCGCTGCCATCGAGAAGAGCCGCCACACCACCTTGCAGCGCTTCATCTTCGCACTTGGCATCCGCAACGTGGGTGAAGCGACAGCGCGCGATCTGGCGCGCTACTTCGGCAGCATGGATGCGGTGATGACGGCAGAACTCGATGCCTTGCAGGCCGTGCCCGACGTGGGACCGGTGGTGGCGCAGAGCATCCACGATTTTTTCGCCGAGCCCCACAACCGCGAGGTGATCGAGCAGTTGCGGGCCGCCGGTGTCGATTGGCCCGAGCATGAGCCGGCGCAGGCGCCGGACGGGCCGCTGGTTGGCAAGACACTTGTTGTGACTGGAACGCTGCCCGCCATGACCCGTGACGATGCCAAGGCCATGATTGAAGCGGCGGGCGGCAAGGTGGCCGGTTCGGTTTCAAAGAAGACGGACTACCTGATCGCTGGCGAAGCCGCTGGCAGCAAGCTCGACAAGGCGCAACAACTGGGTGTGACCATTCTCGACGAAGCGGGGCTTCGCGCGCTCGTCTCGGATGCTGTGAGTACCGACGCCACCAGCGATGAAGCCCCGCCCCAGAAAAACCTGTTTTGA
- a CDS encoding cell division protein ZipA: MAISELQMGLIGAGAIAVVGVLAYNKWQERKAQKHAEKTFRSDHRDVLLEPGTSERPGESAYDDIPEALPTQLPDDIPTEIAPSAVAEEAGRKAPPLPPEVDERVDCVIRLESIEPILAGQLWQTQREHLEGLSKPVAWFALDESVNQWRPISPHSGERYHWFCSAMQLVDRRGPINDADFSRFVDGVGRTADQFMAIPTAAPARAESIERAGQLDQFCASVDVQIGVNLVSGAEPFLGTKLRGLVEAQGLALRADGLFHAEDDNGNSLFVLGNLEPTLFSPESLRDMQTQGLTMIVDVPRVANGAQVFDRMMLVAKQLASALGAHVVDDNRQPFGPEAAALIRQQIKHFQGQMQECGMPAGSPLALRLFTA; the protein is encoded by the coding sequence ATGGCAATCAGTGAATTGCAGATGGGTTTGATCGGTGCCGGCGCAATCGCCGTCGTCGGCGTACTCGCGTACAACAAGTGGCAGGAGCGCAAGGCGCAAAAGCATGCGGAGAAGACGTTTCGCTCCGACCATCGCGACGTGCTGCTCGAGCCGGGGACCAGCGAGCGTCCAGGAGAGAGCGCCTACGACGACATCCCGGAAGCGCTGCCCACCCAGTTGCCCGACGACATTCCCACGGAGATTGCACCCAGCGCAGTTGCCGAAGAAGCCGGTCGCAAGGCACCGCCGCTTCCACCCGAGGTGGACGAGCGCGTCGACTGTGTGATCCGGCTCGAATCCATCGAGCCGATCCTGGCTGGCCAATTGTGGCAGACGCAACGGGAGCATCTGGAGGGGCTGTCCAAGCCCGTCGCATGGTTCGCGCTTGACGAGTCTGTGAATCAGTGGCGTCCGATCAGCCCGCATTCGGGCGAGCGTTACCACTGGTTCTGTTCTGCCATGCAGTTGGTGGATCGTCGTGGCCCGATCAACGATGCGGACTTCTCCCGGTTCGTCGATGGCGTCGGGCGCACGGCGGATCAGTTCATGGCGATTCCGACCGCCGCGCCCGCGCGGGCAGAATCCATTGAACGGGCAGGGCAGCTCGATCAGTTCTGCGCCAGCGTGGACGTGCAGATCGGCGTGAATCTCGTCAGCGGTGCCGAGCCCTTCCTGGGCACGAAGCTCCGGGGGCTGGTCGAGGCCCAGGGGCTGGCCCTGCGCGCCGATGGTCTTTTCCATGCCGAAGACGACAACGGGAACAGCCTGTTTGTCCTGGGGAATCTCGAGCCGACCCTGTTCTCGCCCGAAAGTCTGCGCGATATGCAGACCCAGGGGCTGACCATGATCGTTGATGTGCCGCGCGTCGCCAACGGTGCGCAGGTCTTCGATCGCATGATGTTGGTGGCAAAGCAGCTGGCCAGTGCACTGGGCGCGCATGTGGTGGACGATAACCGTCAGCCGTTCGGTCCTGAAGCCGCGGCGCTCATTCGTCAGCAGATCAAACATTTTCAGGGACAAATGCAGGAGTGCGGCATGCCGGCCGGCTCGCCGCTAGCCTTGCGCCTGTTTACCGCATGA
- the smc gene encoding chromosome segregation protein SMC, whose protein sequence is MRLSRLKLAGFKTFVDPTTVLCPGDLVGIVGPNGCGKSNVIDAVRWVLGETRASALRGASMQDVIFNGSTTRKPVSRASVELVFDNAEGKAAGQWRQYAEISVKRVLDRTGNSSYYINNVLVRRKDVVDLFLGTGLGPRAYAIIEQGMISRIIEARPEEVRGFLEEAAGVTKYRERRKETEGRLSDARENLLRLDDITMELGDRIARLEKQARVAERYRSLHDEHEQKQQLLWLSKRNVAREQKRRAAEALNEATRQLEMDSARLQSLAESIEAARDAHLKASDDVHVSQNDLYAAAAEVSRLEAESRHLVENQQRLASRIEQLDAEMAHWLAREVELNTERSRWHDLQEAAELRLAQAQARQEAASDQVPDAEAQFRAADATAAAARRELAQTEQQARVEEARCASARRALDALTQRRERLTREGGNIVAPEADKLAELEMAVAAQEEALNALADQLAEAQAAVPTLQEQLKAAISVERDAQRELTELRARRQALVQLQHKVQQQGELGKWLETQGLASLKPIWASISVADGWSAALESALREQLAALTGVEGDAVRRALDAPPPASVVLAWPVTNDEAPSSFDGLTRMIDQVSVASPWQGTVHAWLKHAYVVEDLAPWLDQHERLPAQVRLYNRLGQCLTRECFAHVSGDARTQGVMERAAEIEALETQIAALDERFDTAHGQVEGLEALLGERQSALTDIRREHQARQSALHDQQLALLKLTQAQERALEQQARISGDLEELLKNEATEKDHLAEAGAELDRCEALIEALRERAEHATQVRGEREAALREAQSQVQTLSREAQEATFSVRECQGKLDDIARNLSMATDQTARLRVEQEARRAELSAVDPEAGQSALHEALELRGAREAALAARRDALAEATANLKAIEEQRLRVEQGAAPLRDRVGELRLAVQAAELAESQQQERLDEAQAHEDTLTPLLDGVSESTLQHDVTRLGRAIASLGAVNLAALDELKEAEERKGYLDAQHQDLTEAIGTLEDAIRRIDRETREQLQATYDTVSRQFSTLFPQLFGGGQAKLELTGEEILDAGIQIVAQPPGKKNASIHLLSGGEKALTAIALVFSLFQLNPAPFCMLDEVDAPLDDTNTGRFCEMVKRMSSQTQFLFISHNKITMEIARQLVGVTMQEQGVSRVVEVDMEEALRMADNAPA, encoded by the coding sequence TCGGTCAAGCGCGTTCTTGACCGCACCGGCAACTCCTCCTACTACATCAACAACGTGCTGGTGCGTCGCAAGGACGTGGTGGATCTGTTCCTGGGCACCGGCCTCGGCCCACGCGCCTACGCCATCATCGAACAGGGCATGATCTCCCGCATCATCGAGGCGCGACCGGAAGAGGTGCGTGGCTTCCTCGAAGAAGCGGCCGGTGTGACGAAATATCGCGAGCGGCGCAAGGAGACGGAGGGGCGCCTGTCGGACGCACGTGAAAACCTGCTGCGCCTCGACGACATCACCATGGAGTTGGGTGACCGCATTGCGCGGCTCGAGAAGCAGGCGCGGGTTGCCGAGCGTTATCGCAGTCTGCATGACGAGCATGAGCAAAAGCAGCAATTGCTGTGGTTGTCCAAGCGCAATGTGGCCCGTGAGCAGAAGCGCCGGGCGGCCGAGGCCCTGAATGAAGCCACCCGGCAGCTCGAGATGGACAGCGCGCGGCTGCAAAGCCTGGCTGAATCGATTGAAGCGGCGCGCGACGCACATCTGAAGGCATCCGACGATGTGCACGTGTCGCAGAACGATCTGTATGCCGCAGCGGCCGAAGTCAGTCGCCTCGAAGCTGAGTCAAGACATCTGGTCGAAAATCAGCAGCGGCTGGCGAGCCGGATCGAACAGCTTGATGCCGAAATGGCGCACTGGCTGGCACGGGAAGTCGAGCTCAATACCGAGCGCTCACGCTGGCACGATCTGCAGGAAGCCGCGGAGCTGCGTCTGGCTCAGGCTCAGGCCCGTCAGGAGGCCGCCAGCGATCAGGTGCCGGACGCAGAAGCACAATTCAGGGCGGCTGACGCCACCGCGGCGGCGGCTCGGCGCGAGTTGGCGCAGACCGAACAGCAGGCACGGGTGGAAGAGGCCCGATGTGCCAGTGCACGACGTGCGCTGGACGCGCTGACCCAGCGTCGCGAGCGACTGACGCGTGAGGGCGGGAACATCGTCGCGCCGGAAGCGGACAAGCTTGCCGAGCTTGAAATGGCAGTCGCTGCGCAGGAAGAGGCCCTCAACGCACTCGCCGATCAGCTGGCCGAGGCTCAGGCGGCGGTGCCGACACTGCAGGAGCAACTCAAGGCCGCGATCAGTGTCGAGCGGGATGCTCAGCGCGAGCTGACCGAACTGCGTGCTCGCCGGCAGGCGCTGGTTCAGTTGCAGCACAAGGTGCAGCAGCAAGGCGAACTGGGCAAATGGCTCGAAACCCAGGGGCTGGCCAGCCTGAAGCCCATTTGGGCATCGATCAGCGTGGCCGATGGCTGGAGTGCCGCACTTGAGTCCGCCTTGCGCGAGCAACTGGCGGCATTGACCGGTGTGGAAGGTGACGCCGTGCGCAGAGCGCTGGATGCGCCGCCACCGGCGAGCGTGGTTCTGGCCTGGCCGGTCACGAACGATGAAGCCCCCAGTTCTTTTGACGGCCTGACGCGGATGATCGATCAGGTGAGTGTGGCATCGCCCTGGCAAGGGACGGTCCATGCCTGGCTGAAACATGCCTATGTGGTTGAAGATCTGGCGCCCTGGCTGGATCAACACGAACGACTTCCCGCGCAGGTGCGCCTGTACAACCGGCTCGGGCAATGCCTGACGCGCGAATGTTTCGCGCATGTGAGTGGTGATGCCCGAACCCAGGGGGTGATGGAGCGCGCGGCTGAAATCGAAGCACTGGAGACGCAGATCGCGGCCCTTGATGAGCGGTTCGATACTGCGCACGGTCAGGTCGAGGGGCTAGAGGCCCTGCTGGGCGAACGGCAGAGCGCACTCACTGACATTCGACGTGAACATCAGGCCCGCCAGAGTGCGTTGCATGACCAGCAGCTGGCCTTGCTGAAGCTCACCCAGGCCCAGGAGCGCGCGCTTGAGCAACAGGCGCGCATCTCGGGTGACCTTGAAGAGCTGCTGAAGAACGAGGCGACCGAGAAGGACCATCTGGCCGAAGCAGGAGCCGAACTGGACCGTTGCGAGGCGCTGATCGAGGCGTTGCGCGAGCGCGCCGAACACGCGACCCAGGTGCGCGGCGAGCGAGAGGCCGCGCTGCGCGAAGCTCAGTCTCAGGTTCAGACCTTGTCGCGAGAGGCGCAAGAGGCCACCTTTTCGGTGCGGGAGTGTCAGGGCAAGCTGGACGACATCGCGCGCAACCTGAGCATGGCCACTGACCAGACCGCGCGTCTGCGGGTTGAACAGGAGGCGCGACGCGCCGAACTGTCGGCGGTCGATCCCGAGGCGGGACAAAGCGCACTGCACGAGGCGCTTGAACTGCGCGGCGCCCGGGAGGCGGCCTTGGCGGCCCGTCGTGATGCCTTGGCAGAGGCCACTGCCAACCTCAAGGCGATTGAAGAGCAGCGTCTGCGGGTCGAGCAGGGTGCCGCACCGCTGCGCGACCGGGTGGGCGAGTTACGCCTTGCCGTGCAAGCGGCAGAGTTGGCTGAATCTCAGCAGCAAGAGCGCCTCGATGAAGCGCAGGCCCATGAGGACACACTGACGCCGCTGCTCGACGGCGTCAGCGAATCGACACTGCAGCATGACGTGACCCGACTCGGGCGCGCCATCGCTTCGCTGGGCGCGGTGAACCTGGCGGCACTCGACGAACTGAAAGAAGCCGAGGAGCGCAAGGGCTATCTTGATGCCCAGCATCAGGACCTGACCGAGGCCATCGGCACGCTCGAAGACGCGATTCGCCGCATTGATCGCGAAACGCGCGAGCAACTGCAAGCGACATACGACACGGTCAGTCGTCAGTTCTCGACACTGTTCCCGCAGCTGTTCGGCGGGGGGCAGGCCAAGCTTGAACTGACCGGTGAGGAGATTCTCGATGCGGGCATCCAGATCGTGGCTCAACCACCGGGCAAGAAGAACGCATCCATTCACCTGTTGTCGGGCGGGGAAAAGGCGCTGACGGCGATTGCACTGGTTTTTTCGCTGTTCCAGCTCAATCCGGCGCCCTTCTGTATGCTTGACGAGGTGGATGCACCATTGGACGATACGAACACGGGACGATTCTGCGAAATGGTCAAGCGAATGTCATCGCAGACCCAGTTCCTGTTCATCAGTCATAACAAGATCACCATGGAGATTGCCCGGCAGCTTGTCGGGGTGACCATGCAGGAGCAGGGCGTTTCTCGCGTGGTGGAAGTGGACATGGAAGAGGCACTGCGGATGGCGGACAATGCCCCCGCGTGA